A single window of Raphanus sativus cultivar WK10039 unplaced genomic scaffold, ASM80110v3 Scaffold0530, whole genome shotgun sequence DNA harbors:
- the LOC108844335 gene encoding DNA glycosylase/AP lyase ROS1, translated as MDKQEREKSNRFETTWVPQTPIIKPVSPIYPDQNQTDERRFVGLDHLSFGDSLALANTKSPVFFSGQTGLDKELIIKTLKKLKSEKHRPKVAPEAKPKRDLKPKTLKKPVVERLLGEEIKTHNVRKIKEVDEYQGYTPVKESAAGEASTHAKNKKATHAKNKKACRRSLVFEDGSFKPEDGEIQHRDEIHLEKQDQNLQDCDITRRKRKLRQSFQSNARLDKIDTPTKKITIGHTRFRDLFSIYKATQDSEQLQA; from the exons ATGGATaaacaagagagagaaaaaagtaACAGGTTTGAAACAACATGGGTTCCTCAAACACCCATCATCAAACCAGTTTCTCCAATCTACCCAGATCAGAATCAGACAGACGAAAG GAGATTCGTTGGTCTTGACCACTTGTCTTTTGGAGATTCACTGGCTCTAGCCAACACTAAATCACCAGTGTTTTTCTCCGGCCAAACTGGACTTGATAAAG AACTTATCATCAAGACACTTAAAAAGCTAAAGAGCGAGAAGCATAGGCCAAAGGTTGCTCCAGAAGCTAAGCCAAAGAGAGATCTCAAACCGAAAACCCTCAAGAAGCCTGTTGTTGAGAGGCTTCTGGGTGAAGAAATTAAAACTCACAATGTGCGGAAGATAAAGGAAGTTGATGAGTATCAAGGATACACGCCAGTTAAAGAATCAGCAGCTGGAGAAGCTTCAACTCATGCCAAGAACAAGAAGGCTACTCATGCCAAGAACAAGAAGGCTTGTAGAAGATCCTTGGTCTTTGAAGATGGGAGTTTCAAACCTGAGGACGGAGAAATACAACACAGAGATGAAATACACCTAGAAAAGCAGGATCAAAACTTACAAGATTGTGATATCACAAGGCGTAAGAGAAAGCTTAGGCAGAGTTTTCAGTCTAATGCTCGCTTGGATAAGATAGACACCCCAACAAAGAAGATAACTATAGGTCATACTCGATTCCGGGATCTGTTTTCCATATATAAAGCTACACAAGATTCGGAGCAGTTACAAGCATGA
- the LOC130502378 gene encoding secreted RxLR effector protein 161-like: protein MHTRPDLAFSVGILSKYMHSPRKSHGDAFKQVLRYLKGTKGFGLLFKRGGTQKLIGFSDSSHNTDPDDGKSTTGHLFCLDDTPVSWCSQKQDVVALSSCEAEYMAATEAAKQAIWLQELMTEITGKKNERTLVRVDNKSAIALAKNSVLHRRSKHIHKRFHFIRECVERGLIDVEHIPGTEQRADILTKALANIKFKEMRS, encoded by the coding sequence ATGCATACAAGACCAGACTTGGCATTCTCCGTGGGAATCCTAAGCAAGTATATGCACTCACCACGAAAGTCACATGGTGATGCATTCAAACAGGTTTTGAGATATTTAAAAGGCACTAAAGGTTTCGGTTTGTTGTTTAAGCGTGGAGGAACTCAGAAGCTAATAGGTTTCAGTGATAGCAGTCATAACACTGATCCAGATGATGGAAAGAGTACTACGGGACACTTGTTTTGCCTCGATGACACACCAGTCTCTTGGTGTTCACAGAAACAAGACGTAGTGGCCCTATCTTCGTGTGAAGCCGAGTACATGGCGGCAACAGAAGCTGCTAAACAAGCTATCTGGCTTCAGGAGTTGATGACTGAGATCACAGGAAAGAAGAATGAAAGAACACTGGTTCGTGTGGATAATAAATCAGCTATAGCTTTAGCAAAGAATTCAGTTCTTCACAGGCGCAGTAAACACATCCATAAGCGGTTTCATTTCATCAGAGAATGTGTAGAACGAGGACTGATTGATGTGGAACATATACCCGGAACAGAGCAACGCGCAGACATTCTAACCAAAGCACTAGCAAATATCAAATTCAAGGAGATGAGGAGTTGA